One Streptomyces sp. SAI-135 DNA segment encodes these proteins:
- a CDS encoding helix-turn-helix transcriptional regulator yields the protein MDGDLGDFLRSRRARIRPEEVGLPSHGRRRVPGLRREEVAQLAGVSVDYYIRLEQGRGPGGPARTKSGGVSDAVLDAVARVLRLDETERAYLHAVARPRRQTERPAGSRVRPGVQLLLDSLDRTPAFVLDRSMTVLAWNALADAVFCYSGTTARARSIPRQVFLDPAARDLYPEWPAVAAQCVAHLRVLAGHHQDDRELTSLVGELSLKSEDFRRLWADHQVRECAYGVKRLRHPVAGLLVFSYETLTVPGDGDQSLLVYTPEPGSETEERLALLGSWASSPAR from the coding sequence ATGGACGGGGACCTCGGAGACTTCCTGCGCTCACGCCGCGCCCGCATCCGGCCCGAGGAGGTGGGGCTGCCCTCGCACGGCCGGCGCCGTGTGCCCGGTCTGCGCCGGGAGGAAGTGGCGCAGCTGGCCGGAGTGAGCGTCGACTACTACATCCGGCTGGAGCAGGGCAGAGGGCCCGGCGGCCCCGCCCGGACGAAGTCGGGGGGAGTCTCCGACGCCGTCCTGGACGCCGTCGCGCGCGTGCTGCGCCTGGACGAGACCGAGCGCGCCTACCTCCACGCGGTGGCCCGCCCCCGCCGGCAGACCGAACGTCCCGCCGGCTCCCGGGTCCGCCCGGGGGTCCAGCTCCTGCTCGACAGCTTGGACCGCACCCCGGCCTTCGTCCTCGACCGCAGCATGACCGTCCTGGCCTGGAACGCCCTGGCGGACGCGGTGTTCTGCTACAGCGGTACGACGGCCAGGGCCCGCAGCATCCCGCGCCAGGTCTTCCTCGACCCCGCCGCGCGCGACCTCTACCCGGAGTGGCCGGCGGTGGCCGCCCAGTGCGTGGCCCATCTGCGGGTGCTCGCGGGCCACCACCAGGACGACCGCGAACTGACCTCGCTGGTCGGCGAACTGTCCCTGAAGAGCGAGGACTTCCGCCGTCTGTGGGCCGACCACCAGGTCAGGGAGTGCGCCTACGGCGTGAAGCGCCTCCGGCATCCGGTGGCGGGTCTGCTCGTCTTCTCCTACGAGACCCTCACGGTCCCGGGAGACGGCGACCAGAGCCTGCTCGTCTACACCCCGGAACCGGGGTCGGAGACGGAGGAGCGGCTGGCACTGCTGGGCAGCTGGGCGTCGAGCCCCGCCCGCTGA
- a CDS encoding ABC transporter substrate-binding protein, with protein sequence MNRRTLLGGLFAAASVPALSACSSGITSLDGGGTAAAGGGAGKSGITIGTANFTENQVLGHLYAAVLRQAGVKVTVRPNLGTREIVIPALKAGDIDLLPEYQGALLNYLAPKDASAEPGTMQNALTLALPAGLQVLPYGQAADSDCFAVTRATARKYGLVTLADLAEQNGRLVIGAAPEVKKRRVGAVGLKEVYGVEFKEFKSLDSDGPLVKGALKKGDVDVANLFTTDTDIAANGWVVLSDPKNLIPSQHIVPLIADRKADDTVRKALARLGNVLTTTQLTRLNSQVDNDKEDPEDVANAYAKQHGLA encoded by the coding sequence ATGAACCGACGCACCCTCCTCGGCGGCCTCTTCGCGGCGGCCTCCGTGCCCGCCCTCTCCGCCTGCTCCAGCGGCATCACCTCCCTAGACGGCGGCGGTACGGCCGCCGCCGGCGGCGGCGCCGGCAAGAGCGGGATCACCATCGGCACCGCCAACTTCACCGAGAACCAGGTCCTCGGCCACCTCTACGCGGCGGTGCTCCGGCAGGCCGGAGTGAAGGTGACGGTCCGCCCCAACCTCGGCACCCGCGAGATCGTGATCCCCGCCCTCAAGGCGGGCGACATCGACCTGCTGCCCGAGTACCAGGGCGCCCTCCTCAACTACCTGGCCCCCAAGGACGCCTCCGCCGAGCCCGGCACCATGCAGAACGCCCTCACCCTGGCCCTGCCCGCCGGCCTCCAGGTCCTCCCGTACGGCCAGGCGGCCGACTCCGACTGCTTCGCCGTCACCCGGGCGACCGCGAGGAAGTACGGCCTCGTCACCCTCGCCGACCTCGCCGAGCAGAACGGCAGGCTGGTCATCGGCGCCGCCCCCGAGGTCAAGAAGCGCCGGGTGGGCGCGGTCGGACTGAAGGAGGTGTACGGCGTCGAGTTCAAGGAGTTCAAGTCGCTCGACTCCGACGGCCCCCTGGTCAAGGGCGCCCTGAAGAAGGGGGACGTCGACGTGGCGAACCTCTTCACCACCGACACCGACATCGCCGCCAACGGCTGGGTGGTGCTGAGCGACCCGAAGAACCTCATTCCCAGCCAGCACATCGTCCCCCTGATCGCCGACCGCAAGGCCGACGACACCGTCCGCAAGGCCCTCGCCCGCCTCGGGAACGTCCTCACCACCACCCAGCTCACCCGGCTCAACAGCCAGGTCGACAACGACAAGGAGGACCCGGAGGACGTGGCGAACGCGTACGCGAAGCAGCACGGGCTGGCCTAG
- a CDS encoding SDR family oxidoreductase gives MSYENLAGRTAVVTGAASGIGEATAVLLAERGARVALLARRGERLETIAGKIRAEGGQALAVVADVTDDASVAAAVRSVHAAFGTVDLVVNNAGVMLPNPIADARVDEWQRMIDTNVTGVLRIIGAFAGDLNEAAAQGRSADLVNVSSIGAHITGFTNYAVYGATKAAVTHLSALLRNEFGPQGVRVTNIEPGLTESELATHIEDAGLREQIGGLVEATGSLAAAELADVVAYVTSRPRHVNLRQVMVLPTAQV, from the coding sequence ATGTCGTACGAGAATCTGGCCGGACGTACCGCCGTCGTCACCGGAGCGGCGAGCGGTATCGGCGAGGCCACGGCCGTCCTGCTGGCCGAGCGGGGGGCGCGGGTCGCGCTGCTCGCACGGCGCGGTGAGCGGCTGGAGACGATCGCCGGGAAGATCAGGGCCGAGGGCGGACAGGCGCTGGCCGTGGTCGCCGACGTCACCGACGACGCATCCGTGGCGGCCGCCGTTCGAAGCGTCCACGCGGCCTTCGGGACCGTCGACCTGGTGGTGAACAACGCGGGCGTGATGCTGCCGAACCCGATCGCGGACGCCCGCGTCGACGAGTGGCAGCGGATGATCGACACCAATGTCACCGGAGTCCTGCGGATCATCGGCGCCTTCGCCGGGGACCTGAACGAGGCGGCCGCGCAGGGGCGCAGCGCGGACCTGGTGAACGTCTCGTCCATCGGCGCGCACATCACCGGCTTCACCAACTACGCCGTGTACGGGGCGACGAAGGCCGCGGTCACCCATCTGTCGGCACTGCTGAGGAACGAGTTCGGGCCGCAGGGCGTGCGGGTCACCAACATCGAGCCGGGGCTGACGGAGTCCGAACTGGCCACGCACATCGAGGACGCCGGGCTGCGGGAGCAGATCGGCGGGCTGGTCGAGGCGACGGGCTCGCTGGCGGCCGCGGAACTGGCCGACGTCGTCGCCTACGTCACCAGCCGGCCCCGGCACGTCAACCTGCGCCAGGTCATGGTGCTGCCGACCGCGCAGGTGTGA
- a CDS encoding ABC transporter permease — MYELLENLGTWLTSGSQWAGTDGIAHRLAEHLQYSLLATLVAAAIGLPLGLLIGHTGKGAFLAINLASFGRALPTVGLVVLVFLAGGLSMLPVYVALVALAVPAIVTNTYAGMTAVDPDVKDAARGQGMRGHQVLFQVELPLALPLVMTGLRLALIQVVATATIAAYVSFGGLGRYVFDGLAQRDLVQVLGGAVLVAVVAVTLDLLLSGLQRFLFRHRTA, encoded by the coding sequence ATGTACGAACTCCTCGAGAACCTCGGCACCTGGCTGACCAGCGGCTCCCAGTGGGCGGGCACCGACGGCATCGCCCACCGCCTCGCCGAGCACCTGCAGTACTCACTCCTCGCGACCCTCGTCGCGGCCGCGATCGGCCTGCCCCTCGGCCTGCTGATCGGGCACACCGGCAAGGGCGCCTTCCTGGCGATCAACCTCGCGTCCTTCGGCCGCGCCCTGCCCACCGTCGGGCTGGTCGTGCTGGTCTTCCTGGCCGGCGGACTGTCCATGCTCCCGGTCTACGTCGCCCTGGTCGCCCTCGCGGTCCCGGCGATCGTCACCAACACCTACGCCGGCATGACCGCCGTCGACCCGGACGTCAAGGACGCCGCCCGCGGCCAGGGCATGCGCGGCCACCAGGTCCTGTTCCAGGTCGAGCTGCCCCTCGCCCTCCCCCTGGTCATGACCGGCCTGCGCCTGGCACTGATCCAGGTCGTCGCCACCGCGACCATCGCGGCGTACGTCTCCTTCGGGGGCCTGGGCCGCTACGTGTTCGACGGCCTCGCCCAGCGCGACCTCGTGCAGGTGCTCGGCGGGGCGGTGCTGGTCGCCGTGGTCGCCGTCACCCTCGACCTGCTGCTCTCCGGCCTCCAGCGCTTCCTCTTCCGGCACCGCACCGCTTAA
- a CDS encoding cystathionine beta-synthase, translated as MQFHDSMISLVGNTPLVRLNSVTKGIKATVLAKVEYFNPGGSVKDRIALRMIEAAEESGALKPGGTIVEPTSGNTGVGLAIVAQQKGYKCIFVCPDKVSTDKINVLRAYGAEVVVCPTAVDPEHPDSYYNVSDRLVRETPGAWKPDQYSNPNNPLSHYHSTGPELWEQTEGRITHFVAGVGTGGTISGTGRYLKDASDGRVQVIGADPEGSVYSGGSGRPYLVEGVGEDFWPTAYDRTVADEIVAVSDKDSFQMTRRLAKEEGLLVGGSCGMAVVAALRVAERLDENGVVVVLLPDSGRGYLSKIFNDEWMADYGFLEDEGPSARVADVLSDKVHGAIPSLVHMHPDETVGEAIEVLREYGVSQMPIVKPGAGHPDVMAAEVVGSVVERELLDALFAKRASLEDPLEKHMSAPLPQVGSGEPVGDLMSVLGAADAAIVLVEGKPTGVISRQDLLAFLAKGGK; from the coding sequence GTGCAATTCCACGACTCGATGATCAGCCTCGTCGGCAACACCCCGCTGGTGAGGCTCAACAGCGTGACCAAGGGCATCAAGGCGACCGTCCTGGCCAAGGTCGAGTACTTCAACCCCGGCGGTTCCGTGAAGGACCGCATCGCCCTGCGCATGATCGAGGCGGCGGAGGAGAGCGGGGCACTGAAGCCCGGGGGCACCATCGTCGAGCCGACCAGCGGCAACACCGGGGTCGGACTGGCCATCGTGGCGCAGCAGAAGGGGTACAAGTGCATCTTCGTGTGCCCCGACAAGGTGAGCACCGACAAGATCAACGTGTTGCGGGCGTACGGCGCCGAGGTCGTCGTCTGCCCGACCGCCGTCGACCCGGAGCACCCGGACTCGTACTACAACGTCTCCGACCGGCTGGTGCGCGAGACGCCCGGCGCGTGGAAGCCCGACCAGTACTCCAACCCCAACAACCCGCTCTCGCACTATCACTCGACCGGCCCCGAGCTGTGGGAGCAGACGGAGGGGAGGATCACCCACTTCGTGGCGGGCGTGGGCACCGGCGGCACCATCTCCGGCACCGGCCGCTACCTCAAGGACGCGAGCGACGGCCGGGTCCAGGTCATCGGCGCCGACCCCGAGGGGTCCGTGTACTCCGGCGGGTCCGGGCGGCCGTACCTCGTCGAGGGTGTCGGTGAGGACTTCTGGCCGACCGCCTACGACCGGACCGTCGCCGACGAGATCGTCGCCGTCTCCGACAAGGACTCCTTCCAGATGACCCGCCGCCTCGCCAAGGAGGAGGGCCTCCTGGTGGGCGGCTCCTGCGGCATGGCCGTCGTCGCGGCGCTCAGGGTCGCCGAGCGCCTGGACGAGAACGGCGTCGTGGTGGTCCTGCTCCCGGACAGCGGACGCGGCTACCTCTCGAAGATCTTCAACGACGAGTGGATGGCCGACTACGGCTTCCTGGAGGACGAGGGCCCCAGCGCCCGCGTCGCCGACGTCCTCAGCGACAAGGTGCACGGCGCCATCCCCTCGCTGGTCCACATGCACCCGGACGAGACGGTCGGCGAGGCCATCGAGGTGCTGCGGGAGTACGGCGTCTCGCAGATGCCGATCGTCAAGCCGGGCGCCGGTCACCCGGACGTGATGGCCGCGGAGGTCGTCGGCTCGGTCGTCGAACGCGAGCTGCTCGACGCCCTGTTCGCCAAGCGGGCCTCCCTGGAGGACCCGCTGGAGAAGCACATGTCGGCCCCGCTGCCCCAGGTGGGCTCCGGCGAACCGGTCGGCGACCTGATGTCGGTCCTCGGCGCGGCGGACGCGGCGATCGTCCTCGTGGAGGGCAAGCCCACCGGAGTCATCAGCCGGCAGGACCTGCTGGCCTTCCTCGCCAAGGGCGGGAAGTGA
- a CDS encoding ABC transporter permease, giving the protein MTIDWSWISGHTDDLTTLTVSHLQAALTAVFLGLLISLPLAVIAHRIRPLRGFLLGLSNVLFTIPSIAIFVLLLPVSGLTRTTTVIGLTVYTLVVLLRNTVEGLDSVPARTKEAAKAMGTRPLRTLLTVELPLALPVIMAGVRIATVMSISLVSVATYIGDGGLGQLFTDGFQRDFPTPVIVGVLLTLLLAVAADALLVAVQYALTPWRRKRA; this is encoded by the coding sequence ATGACCATCGACTGGTCGTGGATATCCGGCCACACCGACGACCTCACCACCCTCACGGTCTCCCACCTCCAGGCGGCCCTCACCGCCGTCTTCCTCGGCCTGCTGATCAGCCTTCCCCTCGCCGTGATCGCCCACCGGATCCGCCCCCTGCGCGGCTTCCTGCTCGGGCTCTCGAACGTCCTGTTCACGATCCCCTCGATCGCGATCTTCGTGCTCCTGCTGCCGGTCAGCGGTCTGACCCGCACCACCACCGTGATCGGCCTGACCGTCTACACGCTGGTCGTCCTGCTGCGGAACACCGTCGAAGGCCTCGACTCGGTGCCCGCGAGGACCAAGGAGGCCGCGAAGGCGATGGGCACCCGCCCCCTGCGCACGCTCCTGACCGTCGAACTCCCCCTCGCCCTCCCCGTGATCATGGCGGGCGTCCGCATCGCGACCGTCATGTCGATCTCCCTGGTCTCGGTCGCCACCTACATCGGCGACGGCGGCCTCGGCCAGCTCTTCACCGACGGCTTCCAGCGCGACTTCCCCACCCCGGTGATCGTGGGAGTGCTCCTCACGCTCCTGCTCGCCGTGGCCGCGGACGCCCTGCTGGTGGCCGTGCAGTACGCCCTGACCCCGTGGCGCCGGAAGCGAGCCTGA